In Bradyrhizobium manausense, the sequence ACGACGAGTTCCAGTCGGTGCACGCCCAGATCGCGCCTGCCCTCGCCGACCTCAAGCGCAGCATGCGCGACAATCCCGATCAGGTCACCCTGCTCGAGGCCACCGAGCCGCTGGTGCTCCGCCGGATCGACATTGCCGCAGAGGCGATGCGCCTGCGCACCGCCAATGACGGCGACGGCATCGCCGCGCTCAATGGCAAGGCCGAAGGCCGCGGCCTGATGGACACGGTGATGGGCAATCTCGACCGCCTGAGTTCGGGGGAAGAACGCTTGCTCAACGCGCGATCGCAGGATTCGCGCCGCACCGGCATCGTGCTGCTCGGCATCGACCTTGCCGGCGCGCTTGTGATCCTGCTGCTGGTCGTGATGATGATGCGCGAAAGCCGGCGCACCGAGGTCGCGCTCAAGAGCACGCTGCTGGAGACCACGGCGGCCAACCAGCAGCTCGAGGCGGCCGTTGCCGAGCGGACCGTGCATCTCGTCGACGCGCATGACGAGCTGCGCCTGTCGGTCAACGTGCTCCAGAGCACGTTCCGCAGCATGGCGGAGGCGGTGCTGGTGATCGACAGCGACGGCAACGTCCTGCTGTCCAATCCGGCTGCGGAGCGCATGCTGCTGCACCGCGCCGGCATGAACCTGCGCAATCTGCGGGCGCTGTCCGACGTCTTCCACGGCGACGGTGTCACGCCGCTCGGGTCCGACGAGCTGCCGTCCGTGCGCGTGCTGCGCGGCGACGAGTTCGAAAACCTCGAGATGATCGTCCGCCCGCACAGCGGCAACAATGTGCGTCATCTGATGGTCAGCGGCCGGCCGATGCGCGACGGGCAAGGCAACATCTCCGGCGCCGTGCTGGTCTATCACGACGCGACCGCCTCGCGCGAAACCGAGCGGCAGCTGCACCAGTCGCAAAAGCTCGACGCGATCGGCAAATTGACCGGCGGCGTCGCGCACGACTTCAACAACATGCTGACCGTGATCTCGGGCAATACCGAGACGCTGGTGGCGAGCCTGAAGGAGCAGCCCGAGCTGCAGCGCACCGCGCGCCTGATCGACGATGCTGCCGAGCGCTGCGCAGAACTGATCCAGCACCTGCTGGCGTTCGCGCGAAAACAGCCGCTGCAGCCGCGCGACGTCGAGATCAACGCCGCCATCGCCGACATCGCCAAGCTGCTGCGCCCCACCCTCGGCGAGCAGATCCAGATCGAGACGGCCCTGCAACAGGGACCGATGACCTCGCATATCGATCCGTCCCGGCTCACCAATGCCGTGCTCAACATGGCGATCAACGCCCGCGACGCCATGCCGAACGGCGGCAAGCTCCTGCTCGAGACCCATCGTGTCGTGCTGGACGAGGCCTATGCGCAGGCCAATCCCGACGTGCGGCCTGGCGCCTACGTGATGTTCGCCGTCAGCGACACCGGCACCGGCATGCCGCAGAGCGTGCAGGACAAGGCGTTCGAGCCATTCTTCACCACCAAGGAGGTCGGCAAGGGGTCCGGCCTCGGCCTCTCCATGGTCTACGGCTTCGTCAAGCAGTCCGGCGGCCACATCAAGATCTACAGCGAGGAAGGCCACGGCACCACGATCAAGCTCTATCTGCCGCCGGGCCAGGGCGTGGCGGAAGCGGCCAATTCGATCGCGCCGCAGGCCGAAGGCGGCGCCGAGACCATCTTCGTGGTCGAGGACGACAATCTGGTGCGCAACTTCGTCACCGCCCAGCTCGAGAGCCTTGGCTACAAGACGGTCTCCGCCGGCGACGGCCATGCCGCGCTGCAGATGATCGAGGCCGGCCAGGCCTTCGACCTGCTGTTCACCGACATCGTCATCCCCGGCGGCATGAGCGGACGCGAGCTCGCCGACGAGATTGCGAAGCGCCGGCCGGGCCTGAAGGTGCTCTACACCTCCGGCTACACCGACAACGCCATCGTCCATCACGGCAAGCTCGACGACGGCGTGATGCTGCTGACCAAACCCTATCGCCGCAACCAGCTCGCCGAGATGATCCGGCGGGCGCTGAATGGTGGCGGCTAGCGCGTCGCCAGCACCACGGCTGCGAGCGTGAAGATCAGCGAGGCGATCTGCCCCGGCCCCAGCGGCTCGCCCAGCGCGAGCGCAGACGCGACGACGCCGATGACGGGCACGGCCATGGTCCCGATCGCGGCCACGGAGGCCGGCAGGCGCGCCAGCGCGGCAAACCAGCTGACATAGGCGATGCAGAACTGCACCACGGTCGAATAGACCAGCAGCCACCAGCCTGTTGGCGTCACCCTGTCCAGATGCGAGGTCTCGATCAGCAGGCCGATGATCGAGATCGGCAGGCAGCCGATGCCGATCTGCCAGGCGGCGGCCGTGATCGGCGGCAGATGGATCGGGTATTTCTTCGAGAACACGGTGCCGACGGCAAAGCCGATCGCGCCACACAGCGCCATGATGATGCCCGGCGCCTTCTCGGCGCTCGCGGCAATGCCGTTGCCGCCCATGATCGAGGCGAGCCCGGCAAAGGCCATCAGCAGGCCGAGCGTGCGCAGCAGCGTCGGCCGCTCGCCGAGCACGGGCCAGGCGATCAGCGAGGCCCAGACCGGCATGGTGTAGGCGATCAGCGCCGCCTCGCTCGCCGGCAGCCAGAGCAGCGCCAGCCCCATCAGCACCATCCAGCCGGTGACGTTGAGGATCGCGGCCGTGACCAGCCGCGGCCAGATCCCGGGCGCGACCTTCAGGCTCTGCCGG encodes:
- a CDS encoding CHASE3 domain-containing protein → MIPSQRVILGAGLAVLLLITAASIGLDVKSRSDTAWLNHTVEVLKKISDLRVLIRQAESAARGYEIYRSASFNDEFQSVHAQIAPALADLKRSMRDNPDQVTLLEATEPLVLRRIDIAAEAMRLRTANDGDGIAALNGKAEGRGLMDTVMGNLDRLSSGEERLLNARSQDSRRTGIVLLGIDLAGALVILLLVVMMMRESRRTEVALKSTLLETTAANQQLEAAVAERTVHLVDAHDELRLSVNVLQSTFRSMAEAVLVIDSDGNVLLSNPAAERMLLHRAGMNLRNLRALSDVFHGDGVTPLGSDELPSVRVLRGDEFENLEMIVRPHSGNNVRHLMVSGRPMRDGQGNISGAVLVYHDATASRETERQLHQSQKLDAIGKLTGGVAHDFNNMLTVISGNTETLVASLKEQPELQRTARLIDDAAERCAELIQHLLAFARKQPLQPRDVEINAAIADIAKLLRPTLGEQIQIETALQQGPMTSHIDPSRLTNAVLNMAINARDAMPNGGKLLLETHRVVLDEAYAQANPDVRPGAYVMFAVSDTGTGMPQSVQDKAFEPFFTTKEVGKGSGLGLSMVYGFVKQSGGHIKIYSEEGHGTTIKLYLPPGQGVAEAANSIAPQAEGGAETIFVVEDDNLVRNFVTAQLESLGYKTVSAGDGHAALQMIEAGQAFDLLFTDIVIPGGMSGRELADEIAKRRPGLKVLYTSGYTDNAIVHHGKLDDGVMLLTKPYRRNQLAEMIRRALNGGG
- a CDS encoding DMT family transporter, which encodes MLDSTKPVLRPRIAPAGLMFLAITSIGWGFNWPVTKFLLSELPPLTLRGVTGVLGAVLLAALAILRRQSLKVAPGIWPRLVTAAILNVTGWMVLMGLALLWLPASEAALIAYTMPVWASLIAWPVLGERPTLLRTLGLLMAFAGLASIMGGNGIAASAEKAPGIIMALCGAIGFAVGTVFSKKYPIHLPPITAAAWQIGIGCLPISIIGLLIETSHLDRVTPTGWWLLVYSTVVQFCIAYVSWFAALARLPASVAAIGTMAVPVIGVVASALALGEPLGPGQIASLIFTLAAVVLATR